A segment of the Arachis hypogaea cultivar Tifrunner chromosome 5, arahy.Tifrunner.gnm2.J5K5, whole genome shotgun sequence genome:
CGTCGCGTCGTTCATCGTCGCGTTTCGTCAGCTCAGACCATTGAGACCATATCTACTTTTCCGTCTCTGTCTCCATCGTCACGTCGTCGTCTCCTCCTTCGGTACGATGGTCGTCTCCTTCATTAGCGCGGTCCTCGTCTCCTCCATCAGCACGGTCGTCATCTCTGTTTGTCGTCTCTGTTAATCATCTCTGCTCGTCACTGCTCTTCATTGCTCGCCGCAGATTCTTCCTTTTGCTTGTGCTTCTCCAATGCAAATCTACTTTTGTTCAATTAGGGttctaaatatattttttcttattttgttgatCTTTGATTTTGAAATATAAATCTGTTTTTGCTTGttgttttttttatcaaattttgctCATTTTACTTCTGATTCATTGTTTatgtttttactattaaaaatgtgttcttaatttttgaaatgtaTACTTTTGTTATTGTTATGATAGCGGTAATTGATATATTTTAGTGTAAATATTGATGCTAAATTAGGGATTTAATTGATGCCAAATTAGGGATTTAgagttttaatttctatttttgttaattttgttgattcttttaaaattaaaaatatttttattttttttattatattcgaaattcgatccgatccacaAATGTGAGGATTAAATTGGATCAAATCTGATATTAGATTCAATCTGATGAGATTaatatgaattgaattgagattttGGCTATATCCGATCTAATTCGATTTGTATGTAGTcctaattttatgttttatgtatgataaattatgaaatattctaaaattattgttttttttaaataagaactactaaaaatttaattacaaatgttaatttttaaataatagtaCCTAACTGAAAATGTAGTAAAGAGAATTGCTATagaattattagaatttattattttttgtcattaattaattatcaatatttaaaaatatgaactaaagtatattattagattattaaactaacaaaattaaattaatgattaaaagttTTGAAATGAGGAATGCTAGGATCGgcaattttgatgttttataattatcaattggccatcaatagtatttttaatggtgtgagattacatctaatgataGAAGATCattcacttttattttgatgatTAAGTATTGGCCagaaaatacaaaagttgctggccctagacttttccttttgaaaaagaaattataaattcTGATAATGTTCTAACATTTTTTTCTAAGGTTAGGAGTGAAACTCAAATCTAAGACctctaaatgaaattaaaaaatgatatgatttgagttataacttgttatcctaatatttttctttattaaattataagaacCGGCAAATGAAAAAAACTATACATAATTACAAATACAATACACATGttagtcacaaaaaaatacaatacACATGTTTAAAATATCAGGAGGTCCCACGATGTCGTTTTGCTCTTTTGCTATAATTGATTTGGTGTATGTGCAGTATGCTTGATATGCTCGCCTTCTCTACTTAAACAAATCAGGAAAATTAAAGCATTAAGCTAATTAACTCATCATTTATCCAAATCAAACTCATCTCTATCTCTTCATTTTGCAATTCCACAAACAGATTCTTGAGCAGAAAAATCAATGGATCCAATTCTAACTTATCCAAACACCACCTCAATTACTGGAATAACAATCCTTTCTCTTGTTATtaccatcttattctatttattaatGTATCGTCCATTCAAAGCTGGCAATAAACATAGAGAACCTCCAATGGTGGCTGGTGCATGGCCTATACTGGGTCACCTTCCACTCTTCCATGGCTCACGTTCACAGCCACTCCACATTACTTTGGGCGCCATGGCTGACAAATATGGACCCCTTTTCACCGTGAAGCTTGGTTCCAAAAAGATTGTAGTACTAAGCAACTCAGCAATGGCGAAAGAATGCTTCACAAAGAATGATGCAATTGTTGCTTCTCGTCCCAATCTTGTCTCATTCGAAAACCTTGGCTACAATGGAGCCATGATTGGTTTCACGCCGTACGGTCCATATTGGCGTGAACTCCGCAAGTTTTCAAACTTAGAGCTTCTCTCGAATCGCCGCATAGAGCTGCTAAGCCATGTTCGAGTCTCGGAAGTTCGAGCTTCAACAAAAGATCTCTTAAGTCTTTGGTCCACTCAGAAGAATGAATCTGGATACGTGTTGGTGGACGTAAAGCAATGGTTTGCAGAGTTGACATTCAACATGGTTCTTAGAATGGTTGCGGGGAAGACATTCTTTGGAGCTGTAGATTCAGAGAGTGAGGATAAAGCGAGTAAGTGTTTGAAGACTATTAGGGAGATGATGCGTCTTATGGGGATGTTTACTGTGGGAGATGCTATTCCTTCATTAAGGTGGCTTGATTTGGGGGGCCATGAAAAGGCCATGAAAGAAACTGCTAAACAACTCGATGAGATTTTGAGTGGATGGTTGGATGAGCATCGCAAAAACATGGATTTCTTAGATGAAAAGGGTTCAAGTGAAGAGCCACGTGATTTCATTGATGTCATGCTTTCGGTGTTTTCTCATACTCACATTCGTGAGTTTGATGCTGACACCATATATAAAGCCACGATATTGGTATGTATCTATGTAGAATATAATTTGTTACTtgatcttcttctattcttctagccAGCACTtacttaataataatttatatttatatttattaaaatttatatacataaattaatataatttaaatttataaattttaaaatttatatacataaattaataaaatttatttattaaactattaaaaattattattggttgAAAAGTTTTTTTTCAATAGTTAAATCATATTTCGCACTGGGAGTAAAGAATTATACACTTAATAGTAATACTTATCTaatctttccttctttttcctttttttttttcctttaattttcttaattttttcatttttatttttttccaccTATAATAAGCCAACTTGTTCCCTGTTGCTATTGTATTGTGTGCTCATTCCTTTCTTATCGTATGTTAGAATTTAAAAcacaaattaataaaattctGTGGCTACCTAAATAATATAGTAGTAAGTATAATGAGTTGACCGAATACATGAAAAGTAAAGAGTAAAAAAGAgttacatgtatatatataaagtgaTATATAGTTATATACTATAATATTACAGTGGCTTTagatgttaaaattaaaataatattttttatattattttatgatgctttttaatataaaaataaaataaaaatattatcaaaatataaataaaaatgatcTTAATCTTAACAGTATATTTTAAATGTTACTAAAATTATATAGTTAACTACCCTAATAATAGCCATAATACACTCTTCCATATAATGATATACTATAttatgtgtacactaaaatcagtcattaaaattaactatcaatatataatatatattaaaatataaatacatatattaaatataaattaaaccacacatatatttatacacaaatatattagtgataactaattttaatagttgattttgatATACGAACATCAATTTTAAATGATATAACATTGTGGTACTTCTTGTAATTAATATTttcagtaaaaaatattttttttttctggcaACAATTAGTTGACCTTTCTATTTCTTCTTTGCATGTTTTAAagctttaatttgattttcattcaaAACATATATGCATACATctgtttgttgttgttgttgttatacttttccttattatttctTCAAAAGAAAACTGATCTCATTAATGTATGTGATCTACTGATCTACTATTTTCTTGCAAGATTGATCCTCCTTAAATGTGTATAGAGCACTGTTGTCATGAAACTCGTACTATTTTAATGTCGCAGACAATGATAGTTGGGGGAAATGACACCACCACAGTTTCTCTTACATGGGCCATGTGTTTGCTATTGAAAAATCCTCACGTGTTGGAAAAGGCAAAACAAGAACTTGATGAGAAAATAGGGAAAGATAGATGCATAGTTGAGTCAGATATAAATAAATTAGTATATCTTCAAGCTATAGTCAAGGAAACATTAAGATTGTATCCAGCAGCTCCTCTAGCAGCACCTCATGAATTCACAGAAGATTGCAATTTAGGTGGATATCACATCAAAAAGGGAACTCAGCTAATTACAAATATTTGGAAAATCAATACCGATCCTTATATTTGGTCAGATCACTTGGACTTCAAGCCAGAAAAATTCctcacaacccacaaagatatcGACGTTAAAGGCCATCACTTTGAATTGTTACCGTTTGGAGGTGGTAGACGTATTTGT
Coding sequences within it:
- the LOC112802534 gene encoding cytochrome P450 82A3, yielding MDPILTYPNTTSITGITILSLVITILFYLLMYRPFKAGNKHREPPMVAGAWPILGHLPLFHGSRSQPLHITLGAMADKYGPLFTVKLGSKKIVVLSNSAMAKECFTKNDAIVASRPNLVSFENLGYNGAMIGFTPYGPYWRELRKFSNLELLSNRRIELLSHVRVSEVRASTKDLLSLWSTQKNESGYVLVDVKQWFAELTFNMVLRMVAGKTFFGAVDSESEDKASKCLKTIREMMRLMGMFTVGDAIPSLRWLDLGGHEKAMKETAKQLDEILSGWLDEHRKNMDFLDEKGSSEEPRDFIDVMLSVFSHTHIREFDADTIYKATILTMIVGGNDTTTVSLTWAMCLLLKNPHVLEKAKQELDEKIGKDRCIVESDINKLVYLQAIVKETLRLYPAAPLAAPHEFTEDCNLGGYHIKKGTQLITNIWKINTDPYIWSDHLDFKPEKFLTTHKDIDVKGHHFELLPFGGGRRICPGISFGLKMLHFVLASFLHSFEILNPPIEFVDMSATLGLVIAKTTPLKIMVKPRLSPNCYVNM